In Aequorivita sp. H23M31, a single window of DNA contains:
- a CDS encoding TPM domain-containing protein, producing MLRTFQKYSTILLFIVAWFISGTALAQYEIPPKPSKETSVYDYINLLTPSQKSSLENKLVRYADSTSTQIVCLIIGSTKGEDISMLGAEWGQKWGIGQKGEDNGIVILLAKDDRKVDINTGYGIEYRITDLMSERIINRIMIPEFKNENYYAGLDKGSDAIFAALKGEFKEDRDFGKKDGGHIPFFIIFIFIIILLSLFRKGGKGGRGGRGGGLLDILILSSLGRTGGFGGGGGGFGGGGGGGGFGGGFGGGGFGGGGASGGW from the coding sequence ATGTTAAGAACTTTTCAGAAATATTCCACAATTCTTTTATTCATCGTTGCTTGGTTTATCTCTGGAACTGCTTTGGCGCAATATGAGATTCCGCCGAAACCATCGAAAGAGACTTCCGTTTATGATTATATAAATCTACTTACTCCCTCCCAAAAAAGTTCTTTAGAAAATAAATTAGTCCGCTACGCCGATTCTACTTCTACCCAGATAGTTTGTTTAATTATAGGTTCGACTAAGGGTGAGGATATATCGATGCTTGGCGCTGAGTGGGGACAAAAATGGGGAATTGGCCAAAAAGGAGAGGATAACGGTATTGTAATCCTTCTCGCAAAGGACGACCGCAAAGTAGATATCAATACAGGTTATGGAATTGAATATCGCATTACCGATTTAATGTCTGAGCGGATCATCAACCGCATTATGATCCCCGAATTTAAAAACGAAAATTATTATGCCGGCCTGGATAAAGGCAGTGATGCCATTTTTGCGGCGTTAAAAGGGGAGTTTAAGGAGGATCGGGATTTCGGAAAAAAAGATGGGGGCCATATTCCTTTCTTTATAATTTTCATTTTCATCATAATTCTCCTCTCTCTATTTAGAAAAGGTGGAAAAGGCGGAAGAGGTGGTCGTGGCGGAGGATTGTTGGACATCCTTATTTTGTCAAGTCTTGGTCGTACTGGCGGGTTCGGTGGCGGCGGTGGAGGATTTGGAGGCGGCGGAGGCGGTGGCGGCTTCGGTGGAGGTTTCGGCGGCGGCGGATTTGGTGGAGGTGGAGCTTCTGGGGGATGGTGA
- a CDS encoding DUF2179 domain-containing protein — MQEFFTNLGFSSTLFSYVILPLLIFFARVCDVTLSTIRIIFVMNGKRNIAPILGFFEAFIWLLAIGQIITQVDNIFAYLAYAGGFATGTYIGMYVEERLAVGMAVLRLITKEINEGMLEFLHENKFSYSLVDGMGRKGKVNVVFFVVKRENLERLIEGINEHHPNAFYTIENIRQVNEGHQFNSPINTGENARRWQLKRR, encoded by the coding sequence ATGCAAGAATTCTTCACCAATCTCGGATTTAGTTCGACGCTATTTAGCTACGTAATACTTCCATTGCTGATTTTTTTCGCTCGGGTTTGTGACGTTACCCTCTCAACCATTCGAATTATTTTTGTAATGAACGGGAAACGGAACATCGCTCCCATATTGGGCTTTTTTGAGGCATTTATTTGGTTACTTGCAATAGGTCAGATAATTACGCAGGTTGATAATATATTTGCCTATTTAGCATATGCAGGCGGATTTGCTACTGGGACCTATATTGGGATGTACGTAGAAGAACGACTTGCCGTAGGGATGGCGGTTTTACGGCTTATTACAAAGGAAATCAATGAAGGAATGCTCGAATTTCTTCACGAAAATAAATTCAGTTATTCCCTTGTAGATGGAATGGGAAGGAAAGGGAAAGTGAATGTTGTTTTCTTTGTGGTTAAAAGAGAGAACTTGGAAAGACTGATCGAAGGAATCAATGAACATCATCCCAACGCATTTTATACTATTGAGAATATTCGCCAAGTAAATGAAGGACATCAATTCAATTCCCCCATAAACACTGGAGAAAACGCGAGAAGATGGCAGTTGAAGCGTAGATAG
- a CDS encoding outer membrane beta-barrel protein, which yields MKQILFWILFFSISAPCISQQIKVSGTLVDEETQNPLEAATVFMETVRDSTLITYTITDKNGKFSLEANTSVKKARVNISFVGYESHQKEIDLNTPVQDLGVIPIGFSVANLDEVVIKSRAPITIKKDTLEFNVASFKTKKDATIEDLLKELPGVEVDPDGKIKVNGKDVSNVLVNGKPFFGDDPTIATRNLTKEIIEKVQVVDTKSKSEAFTGEQGDKESKTINLTIKEENNKGVFGRVAAGVGTDKRFEYAGLFNYFNNDRRLSVLAGGNNINSPGFSFGEIQKMFGNAHTMTRSSTGAFSIDGRSFGFGEGIVNSRVAGANYADAIKKHTDISTDYFYSASNSFSDSKNTRENILPDRRYFSENIGSSNGESDSHTVNMGFDIKIDSTFLINIKPYFSYNHLRGSRKNISSSKNEDGSLTNAANSENFSDVNNRVFKNQFDGTKKYGNRGGFIKVEFSNEWTNKTGEEYLYSNTNIFGETPSEEIRNQQIESNSDDTSFLSAVTLRIPFIAKKLFMDLKYDYELKQDIDSKFVFDFDETSQEFSTFNTLLSTDYKFKNTSGTPYASLIWMNENSYLDAGLGYVFQTLEGEDGLRSNLNVNQKFEALQAYLRGNLKFSATARLWANYSLSNEVPQILQLLPYTDVSNPLNTITGNPNLKPSIAHSFYLNFNDYDYQKGTGLYAYISANLSENAVVSKSIIDENNIRETTYANVNGVYAISGNISISRKYKLDSLITLSPRIGVWGNYNHGVNFNNGLEYSSNNISVTPNAHFTLSWQKVFDIRTGYSMRFGRNSFQDNIFPNRNYLTHNLNLATSLFVPKNFEWQNDVKFNYNPDITQGYQKSSWFWNSSLSYTMFKDKGTWSLKVYDLLNQNTNARRISSENFIQDSESTVLRRYVMFGFSYKFNTLGSKGETRGGPRFF from the coding sequence ATGAAGCAAATTCTTTTTTGGATTCTATTCTTTTCTATCTCTGCACCTTGTATTTCACAACAAATAAAAGTCAGCGGAACTCTTGTTGACGAGGAAACCCAGAATCCCTTGGAAGCCGCCACGGTTTTTATGGAAACAGTTAGGGATAGTACATTGATCACCTATACTATTACCGACAAAAATGGAAAATTTTCCTTGGAAGCCAATACATCGGTTAAAAAAGCGAGAGTGAATATCAGTTTTGTGGGTTATGAATCTCATCAGAAGGAAATAGATTTGAATACGCCGGTTCAGGATTTGGGTGTAATTCCCATAGGTTTTTCGGTAGCAAATTTGGATGAAGTTGTTATAAAATCTAGAGCTCCCATCACGATTAAAAAAGATACTTTGGAATTTAATGTAGCTTCTTTCAAAACAAAGAAAGACGCTACTATTGAGGATTTATTAAAGGAGTTGCCCGGAGTGGAAGTAGATCCAGATGGCAAAATAAAGGTGAACGGCAAGGATGTAAGCAATGTATTGGTAAACGGAAAACCCTTTTTTGGAGATGATCCTACGATTGCAACTCGAAATTTGACAAAGGAGATAATAGAAAAAGTACAGGTTGTTGATACCAAATCCAAGTCTGAAGCCTTTACGGGCGAACAGGGAGATAAAGAGAGTAAGACCATTAATCTTACTATTAAGGAAGAAAATAATAAAGGTGTATTTGGAAGGGTCGCTGCCGGAGTAGGAACCGATAAGCGCTTTGAGTATGCTGGTTTATTTAATTATTTTAACAACGATAGGAGATTAAGTGTTTTAGCTGGTGGCAATAACATAAATTCTCCAGGTTTCAGCTTTGGTGAAATCCAGAAAATGTTTGGGAATGCCCATACTATGACTCGGAGTAGCACAGGAGCTTTCTCAATTGACGGCAGAAGCTTTGGTTTTGGCGAAGGAATTGTGAACAGTCGTGTAGCCGGTGCAAATTATGCCGATGCTATTAAAAAGCACACGGATATTTCGACAGATTATTTTTATTCGGCGAGCAATTCCTTTAGCGATTCAAAAAATACGAGAGAAAATATTTTGCCCGATAGAAGGTATTTCTCAGAAAATATAGGCAGTAGCAATGGTGAAAGTGATAGCCATACCGTAAATATGGGATTTGATATAAAAATAGATTCTACGTTTTTGATTAATATCAAACCTTATTTCTCTTATAACCATTTACGAGGCAGTCGAAAAAACATTTCTTCTTCAAAAAATGAGGATGGTTCTCTTACAAATGCCGCCAATTCTGAAAATTTTAGTGACGTAAATAACCGTGTTTTTAAAAATCAGTTTGACGGCACAAAGAAGTATGGCAATAGAGGTGGTTTTATAAAAGTCGAATTCTCTAACGAATGGACCAATAAAACTGGAGAGGAATATTTATATAGTAATACCAACATTTTTGGAGAAACCCCTTCAGAGGAAATACGAAACCAACAAATAGAATCGAATAGCGACGATACCAGTTTTTTATCCGCTGTCACTTTGCGTATCCCTTTTATTGCCAAGAAATTATTTATGGATCTGAAATATGATTACGAATTAAAACAGGATATAGATTCTAAATTCGTTTTTGATTTTGATGAGACTTCACAGGAATTCTCAACATTCAATACTCTTCTAAGTACCGATTATAAGTTTAAAAACACCAGTGGTACTCCGTATGCCTCATTGATATGGATGAATGAAAATTCATATTTAGATGCCGGCCTCGGCTATGTTTTTCAAACACTTGAGGGGGAAGACGGGCTCCGGTCCAACTTAAATGTCAATCAAAAGTTCGAAGCACTACAAGCATATCTTCGAGGAAATTTAAAATTTTCCGCAACGGCCCGATTATGGGCAAACTATTCCCTAAGTAACGAGGTACCGCAAATTCTTCAATTGCTTCCCTACACCGACGTATCAAATCCGCTGAATACTATTACAGGAAATCCAAATTTGAAACCTTCCATCGCACATAGTTTTTATTTAAACTTTAATGATTACGACTATCAAAAAGGAACTGGCCTCTATGCTTATATAAGTGCAAACCTATCGGAAAATGCCGTTGTTTCTAAATCGATAATTGATGAAAATAATATTCGTGAGACGACCTATGCGAATGTTAACGGAGTGTATGCTATTTCAGGAAATATTTCGATCAGTAGAAAATATAAGCTCGATAGTTTAATCACACTTTCCCCACGAATTGGGGTTTGGGGAAATTATAATCATGGCGTAAATTTCAATAATGGGTTGGAGTACAGCAGTAATAATATTTCCGTAACTCCCAACGCCCACTTTACCCTATCCTGGCAAAAGGTATTTGATATTCGAACCGGCTATTCTATGCGCTTTGGACGAAACAGTTTTCAGGACAATATATTCCCCAACCGAAATTATTTAACCCATAATCTGAATTTGGCGACCAGTCTTTTTGTTCCGAAGAATTTTGAATGGCAAAATGACGTTAAATTCAATTATAATCCTGATATAACGCAAGGCTATCAGAAAAGTTCCTGGTTTTGGAATAGTTCGTTATCCTACACGATGTTCAAGGATAAAGGAACTTGGAGCTTAAAAGTTTATGACCTTTTAAACCAAAATACCAATGCGAGACGGATTTCATCTGAAAATTTTATTCAGGATAGCGAGAGCACGGTGTTGCGTAGATATGTTATGTTTGGATTCAGCTATAAATTCAATACCTTAGGCAGTAAGGGTGAAACAAGAGGAGGCCCAAGGTTTTTTTAA
- a CDS encoding M23 family metallopeptidase, with product MSKVKYYYDSETLSYRKIERKKGRRLKIFILSFLGMFLSGFLLLLVYINLPSVQTPKELALRRELTNMQLQFELLNKKINQAQAVLAEVEERDNNLYRVYFESNPIPEEQRKAGFGGINRYKDLEGFDNSKLIITTSRNLDILTKQIVIQSKSLDEIAKLAENKEKLLAAIPAIQPVRNEDLTRVASGYGYRTDPFTKARKFHYGMDFSSPRGTPVYATGDGVVTRADNKATGYGNHIVINHGYGYESLYGHLYKYNVKAGQKVQRGDLIGFVGSTGRSEGPHLHYEVFKDGERINPMNFYYGSLTAEEFEDMLKKAQQENQSLD from the coding sequence ATGTCTAAGGTTAAATATTACTACGATAGTGAAACGCTCTCGTATCGAAAAATTGAACGAAAGAAAGGAAGGAGACTCAAAATTTTCATCTTAAGTTTTCTCGGGATGTTTTTGAGCGGGTTTTTGTTATTGTTGGTTTACATCAACCTTCCCTCGGTGCAGACCCCAAAAGAACTTGCGCTACGAAGGGAATTAACGAATATGCAACTCCAGTTTGAGCTTTTAAACAAAAAAATAAATCAGGCCCAAGCAGTATTAGCCGAAGTAGAAGAGCGTGATAACAATCTTTACAGGGTTTATTTTGAATCGAATCCAATTCCCGAAGAGCAGCGAAAAGCAGGTTTTGGTGGGATAAACCGATATAAGGATTTGGAAGGATTTGATAACTCAAAACTTATTATTACTACTTCACGTAACTTGGATATACTCACAAAACAAATAGTTATACAATCCAAATCCCTAGACGAAATCGCCAAACTTGCAGAAAACAAAGAAAAACTTTTAGCGGCTATCCCCGCAATTCAACCCGTTAGAAATGAAGATTTAACCAGGGTTGCATCTGGTTATGGGTACCGCACGGACCCATTTACAAAGGCAAGAAAGTTCCATTACGGAATGGATTTTAGCTCACCGCGAGGAACGCCTGTATATGCAACAGGAGATGGCGTTGTAACCCGTGCCGACAATAAAGCTACGGGATATGGAAATCATATTGTCATAAACCACGGCTATGGATACGAAAGTTTGTATGGTCATTTATACAAATATAACGTCAAAGCCGGGCAGAAAGTGCAGCGTGGAGACCTCATAGGATTTGTAGGAAGTACTGGACGAAGTGAAGGCCCGCACCTGCATTATGAAGTTTTTAAAGATGGCGAACGTATCAATCCGATGAATTTTTATTATGGAAGTTTAACTGCGGAAGAATTTGAAGATATGTTGAAAAAAGCGCAGCAGGAAAATCAGTCCCTCGATTAA
- the alaS gene encoding alanine--tRNA ligase, with protein sequence MKSKEIRSQFLEFFKSKYHLIVPSAPMVVKNDPTLMFINSGMAPFKEYFLGNGKPKNNRIADTQKCLRVSGKHNDLEEVGMDTYHHTMFEMLGNWSFGDYFKKEAIEWAWELLTEVFKIDKDILYVTIFEGDASEGLEHDSEAYNFWKKFVPEDRILNGNKKDNFWEMGDQGPCGPCSEIHVDIRSAEEKAKIPGRDLVNQDHPQVVEIWNLVFMQFNRKANGSLERLSAQHVDTGMGFERLCMVLQNKQSNYDTDVFTPLIREIETITNSKYGADEKKDIATRVIADHVRAVAFSIADGQLPSNTGAGYVIRRILRRAIRYGFTFLNQKEPFIYKLIETLTAQMGEAFPELLSEKNIITNVVREEEQSFLRTLDQGLVLLENIIENSKSKGNNEISGKKAFELYDTFGFPIDLTALILRERGYSLDEKEFDIELQKQKERSRSATKVETGDWIVLAEDDIEEFVGYDMLQTPVKISRYRKVESKKEGEMYQLVFNLTPFYPEGGGQVGDKGYLKAPDGDLTYILDTKKENNLIIHFTKTLPRNLAETFTAVVDELNRKNTAANHTATHLLQQALRNVLGTHVVQKGSMVQGRNLRFDFSHFAKLTEEELKEVEDFVNARIREGIVLEEKRNIPFQQAVDEGALALFGEKYGDTVRAIKFGNSMELCGGTHVPTTKDIWHFIITSEGAVASGIRRIEAITGDFAKRYFIDRSNSFSAIQKILNNAQDPLKTVEALQEENYDLQKQIKGLLKDKAKDLKGDLKAEIEQINGVGFLAKKIELDAAGMKDLAFEMGGESENLFLVFGAEQDGKALLACYISKKLATEKNLDAGKIIRELGKYIQGGGGGQPFFATAGGKNPGGIDEALEKAKFFV encoded by the coding sequence ATGAAGTCTAAAGAAATTCGCTCACAATTTTTAGAATTTTTTAAATCCAAATACCATCTTATTGTTCCATCGGCTCCTATGGTTGTGAAGAACGATCCCACCTTGATGTTTATCAATAGTGGGATGGCTCCCTTTAAAGAGTATTTTCTTGGAAACGGAAAGCCAAAAAACAACAGAATTGCAGATACACAAAAGTGTCTTCGTGTAAGTGGAAAACACAACGATCTGGAAGAAGTTGGGATGGATACCTACCATCACACCATGTTTGAAATGCTGGGAAATTGGAGTTTTGGCGATTATTTTAAAAAGGAAGCAATTGAGTGGGCGTGGGAACTTTTGACCGAGGTTTTTAAAATTGACAAGGATATTCTATACGTCACTATTTTTGAAGGTGATGCGAGTGAAGGCTTGGAGCACGATTCTGAAGCATATAATTTCTGGAAAAAATTTGTTCCGGAAGATAGAATATTAAACGGTAATAAGAAAGATAATTTCTGGGAAATGGGAGATCAAGGACCCTGCGGTCCTTGTAGTGAAATTCACGTAGATATTCGTTCCGCCGAAGAAAAAGCGAAAATTCCTGGAAGAGATTTGGTCAATCAAGACCATCCCCAGGTTGTGGAAATCTGGAACCTTGTATTTATGCAGTTTAACCGAAAGGCTAACGGCAGTCTGGAAAGGTTATCTGCGCAGCACGTAGATACCGGGATGGGGTTTGAGCGTTTATGCATGGTACTACAGAATAAACAGAGCAATTATGACACGGATGTTTTCACTCCCTTAATTCGTGAAATAGAAACAATTACCAACTCCAAATATGGAGCGGACGAAAAAAAGGACATTGCAACCAGGGTTATTGCAGATCATGTACGCGCCGTAGCCTTTTCCATTGCCGATGGTCAACTGCCTAGCAATACAGGGGCTGGATATGTAATTAGAAGGATTTTGCGCAGGGCAATCCGTTATGGATTCACATTTTTAAACCAAAAAGAACCTTTCATTTACAAATTGATTGAAACGCTGACCGCTCAGATGGGTGAGGCATTTCCGGAATTGCTTTCGGAAAAAAATATTATCACAAACGTTGTTCGGGAAGAGGAGCAATCCTTTTTACGAACGCTCGACCAAGGTTTGGTTTTATTGGAGAATATAATTGAGAATTCAAAATCCAAGGGTAATAATGAAATCTCTGGAAAGAAAGCATTTGAGCTGTACGACACTTTCGGCTTCCCCATCGATTTAACAGCATTGATTCTTCGCGAGCGAGGTTATTCATTAGATGAAAAAGAATTTGATATAGAGCTTCAAAAGCAGAAAGAACGATCACGTTCTGCAACCAAAGTTGAAACTGGAGATTGGATTGTCCTTGCGGAAGATGATATAGAGGAATTTGTAGGCTATGATATGCTGCAAACCCCCGTAAAAATTTCCCGTTACCGTAAAGTAGAAAGTAAGAAAGAGGGTGAAATGTACCAGTTGGTTTTCAATCTAACTCCCTTTTATCCGGAAGGAGGTGGCCAAGTGGGCGATAAGGGCTATTTGAAAGCACCCGATGGAGATCTCACTTATATTTTGGATACAAAAAAGGAAAACAACCTAATTATTCACTTTACAAAAACACTCCCCCGTAATCTTGCTGAAACCTTTACTGCCGTGGTGGACGAGTTGAATAGGAAGAATACAGCTGCCAACCATACTGCAACCCATTTACTGCAACAAGCTCTTCGCAATGTGCTGGGAACTCACGTTGTTCAAAAGGGAAGTATGGTTCAAGGAAGAAACTTGCGTTTTGACTTTTCGCATTTTGCGAAGTTAACAGAGGAGGAGCTAAAAGAAGTGGAGGATTTTGTCAATGCCCGCATTCGCGAAGGCATTGTTTTGGAGGAAAAAAGAAATATCCCTTTTCAACAAGCTGTCGATGAAGGAGCTCTTGCCTTGTTTGGTGAAAAATATGGAGATACGGTTAGAGCTATAAAATTCGGAAACTCCATGGAACTTTGTGGCGGAACACATGTGCCGACGACCAAAGATATTTGGCATTTTATTATAACCTCGGAAGGAGCCGTGGCTTCCGGTATAAGAAGAATCGAGGCAATTACCGGAGATTTTGCAAAGCGTTATTTTATCGATAGAAGTAATTCTTTTTCCGCTATCCAAAAAATCTTGAACAATGCCCAAGATCCTTTAAAAACGGTTGAGGCTTTGCAAGAGGAAAACTACGATTTGCAGAAGCAGATAAAAGGATTGCTAAAGGACAAGGCTAAAGATTTGAAAGGCGACCTTAAAGCTGAAATTGAACAAATAAACGGTGTGGGTTTTCTTGCTAAAAAGATCGAGCTTGATGCCGCTGGAATGAAAGATTTAGCTTTTGAAATGGGTGGGGAAAGTGAAAATCTGTTTTTAGTATTTGGTGCGGAACAGGACGGTAAGGCCTTATTGGCTTGTTATATCTCAAAAAAATTGGCAACCGAAAAAAATCTCGATGCGGGAAAAATTATTCGTGAACTTGGAAA
- a CDS encoding YheT family hydrolase gives MPYIENSHYETDFIFQNGHISTIYSGIIRKLGSPDYDRERLDLPDGDFLLLDKYVQNKEMAILLCHGLEGDSRKNYNNACANYFIEKGFSVFAWNNRSCGGEMNLLPKLYHHGSIDDLEFVVKHLCKKNFKKIFLVGFSLGGDQILNYLGRNTIPPQVKAAVAISAPFQLRSSSEKLQEGLSKIYLSRFIRKIRTKIAAKVLQFPDAVPSDAGKSIKNFDDVVARFIVPVHGGYRDLEDYYLQASPGNSVDGIKLPILVINAWDDPILGKDDHPVKLAKNHDYLFLETPHHGGHCAFPLKISKNPYSVVRAYEFFKEVEG, from the coding sequence ATGCCTTATATTGAAAATTCTCATTATGAGACTGATTTTATTTTTCAGAATGGACATATTTCAACCATCTATTCGGGAATAATCCGCAAGTTGGGATCTCCAGATTATGATCGAGAAAGACTTGACCTTCCGGATGGCGATTTTCTACTATTGGATAAGTATGTGCAAAACAAAGAAATGGCCATTCTTCTATGTCATGGGCTTGAAGGCGACTCGAGAAAAAACTACAACAACGCCTGCGCCAATTATTTCATAGAAAAAGGTTTTTCAGTTTTTGCTTGGAACAATAGAAGTTGTGGAGGCGAAATGAATTTACTGCCAAAACTCTATCATCATGGTTCGATTGATGATTTGGAGTTTGTTGTCAAGCATTTATGTAAGAAAAATTTTAAAAAGATATTTTTGGTAGGTTTTTCATTGGGCGGCGATCAAATCCTGAATTATTTAGGAAGGAATACAATTCCTCCCCAGGTAAAGGCAGCTGTGGCAATCTCTGCTCCTTTCCAGTTGAGATCGAGTTCCGAAAAATTACAGGAAGGATTAAGCAAGATATATTTAAGTAGATTTATACGAAAAATACGAACTAAAATTGCGGCCAAAGTATTGCAGTTCCCAGATGCTGTCCCATCTGATGCGGGAAAATCCATTAAAAATTTTGATGATGTGGTCGCACGCTTTATTGTTCCCGTTCATGGCGGGTACAGAGATTTGGAAGATTATTATTTACAAGCCTCACCCGGAAATTCTGTCGATGGAATAAAGTTGCCAATCTTGGTAATAAATGCGTGGGACGACCCCATATTGGGGAAAGATGATCATCCTGTAAAGCTTGCCAAGAATCACGACTACCTATTTTTGGAAACCCCACATCATGGTGGCCATTGTGCCTTTCCGTTAAAAATCTCGAAAAATCCTTATTCTGTTGTTAGGGCATACGAGTTTTTTAAAGAAGTGGAGGGGTAG
- a CDS encoding TPM domain-containing protein → MSKVDDFLSVDDQAAVIGAIRMAEKNTSGEIRIHLEAHTNPEGTKENEKRDALDRAEEVFNMLNMQNTKESNGVLIYVAVEDRTLVIMGDKGINDRVGQDFWESTKDIMINHFKDGEMKMGLVNGILKAGEQLKKYFPYRKDDINELPDDISVG, encoded by the coding sequence ATGTCTAAAGTAGATGATTTTTTAAGTGTTGACGACCAAGCGGCGGTAATAGGTGCAATACGTATGGCCGAAAAAAACACTTCTGGTGAAATACGGATCCATTTAGAAGCTCATACGAATCCTGAAGGAACGAAAGAAAACGAGAAAAGAGACGCTCTGGATCGTGCTGAAGAGGTGTTTAATATGCTAAATATGCAAAACACTAAAGAGAGCAATGGCGTTCTTATCTATGTCGCGGTGGAAGATCGGACTCTAGTTATCATGGGTGATAAGGGCATTAATGACCGCGTTGGTCAGGATTTCTGGGAAAGCACCAAGGATATTATGATAAACCATTTTAAAGATGGTGAAATGAAAATGGGCCTGGTAAACGGGATTCTAAAGGCAGGTGAGCAGTTGAAGAAATATTTCCCATATCGCAAGGATGATATTAATGAATTGCCGGATGATATTTCGGTTGGGTAG
- a CDS encoding LemA family protein, whose translation MKKWLPLIIIIGLILVIGGWIASVNNRLVHLDENVMAQWGNVESSYQRRADLIPNIVNTAKGYAEFEQETLIAVTEARSKATAMTVDPSKATPEQMAQFQEAQAGLSSALSRMLLTFERYPDLKANENFKELINELERTENRINVERNRYNETLRLYNPEIRKVPTNMVAGLLGFETKPYFESEAGSETAPKVDFDFGKDKK comes from the coding sequence ATGAAAAAATGGTTACCTCTTATTATAATAATCGGCCTTATTTTAGTTATTGGAGGATGGATCGCCTCCGTAAACAATCGACTGGTACATCTAGATGAAAACGTCATGGCCCAATGGGGTAATGTCGAAAGTTCATACCAGCGACGAGCGGATCTAATTCCGAATATTGTAAACACCGCAAAAGGTTATGCCGAATTTGAGCAAGAAACCTTAATTGCTGTCACCGAGGCGCGCAGCAAGGCGACAGCAATGACTGTAGATCCCTCCAAAGCCACTCCAGAACAAATGGCGCAATTCCAAGAAGCTCAAGCAGGTCTGTCATCTGCATTGTCGCGGATGCTGCTCACCTTTGAGCGCTATCCTGACCTAAAGGCAAATGAGAACTTTAAAGAACTCATCAATGAATTGGAACGTACCGAGAACAGGATCAATGTTGAAAGAAATAGATACAATGAAACTTTAAGGCTTTACAATCCTGAAATACGGAAAGTTCCTACAAATATGGTTGCCGGATTGCTGGGGTTTGAAACTAAACCTTACTTTGAATCTGAAGCAGGTTCCGAAACAGCCCCAAAAGTAGATTTTGACTTCGGAAAAGACAAAAAATAA
- a CDS encoding YczE/YyaS/YitT family protein: MNSPLEKGWRHNSIRYAFYFTGLVLFSLGAAITVKVKYLGLHPWDVLNVALFEQLGLTIGTWSIIVGLVLIGISLLVSRKYVNIGTFLNALLIGPIMDFFLWLDVLPQASDNWTDYFILLLGIVIIGIGGGLYVSGGVGAGPRDGFMLSMSERTGWSVSKARIIVETIVLVIGFILGGPVFWATFIITFILSPIFQFSLKFFSRIRIRLGGMK, from the coding sequence ATGAACTCTCCGTTAGAAAAAGGCTGGCGACATAACAGTATTCGTTATGCATTTTACTTTACAGGTCTGGTTCTTTTCAGTTTGGGAGCAGCAATTACGGTAAAGGTCAAATATCTGGGATTGCATCCTTGGGATGTTTTAAACGTGGCCCTCTTCGAGCAATTGGGATTGACGATTGGTACATGGAGTATCATTGTAGGATTGGTGTTAATCGGAATTTCATTGCTGGTTAGCAGAAAATATGTAAATATCGGTACTTTCCTAAATGCGCTACTTATTGGCCCAATAATGGATTTCTTTCTTTGGTTGGATGTTTTGCCTCAAGCAAGTGATAATTGGACGGATTATTTCATATTGCTCCTAGGAATTGTAATAATAGGAATAGGAGGCGGACTTTATGTTTCTGGTGGAGTTGGTGCCGGACCACGAGATGGTTTTATGCTGTCAATGTCTGAACGAACGGGATGGTCGGTAAGCAAGGCGCGGATAATAGTGGAAACCATTGTTTTGGTAATTGGTTTTATTTTAGGAGGTCCGGTGTTTTGGGCTACTTTTATTATCACTTTTATCCTTAGCCCTATTTTTCAGTTTTCGTTGAAATTCTTTTCGCGAATACGCATTCGGCTTGGTGGGATGAAATGA
- a CDS encoding MerR family transcriptional regulator, with translation MHIDLPEKLYYSIGEVAGAFGVNTSLIRFWEKEFDVLKPKKNAKGNRKFTPQDIKNLELIYHLVKERGFTLDGAKIHLKQNKQKTLDQFDIIRKLKGVKAELLKIKKEL, from the coding sequence ATGCACATAGACCTACCTGAAAAGTTGTATTATAGCATAGGCGAAGTGGCCGGTGCCTTCGGTGTGAATACATCGTTGATACGCTTTTGGGAAAAGGAGTTTGATGTGTTGAAACCAAAAAAAAACGCAAAAGGAAACAGGAAGTTTACCCCTCAGGACATAAAAAATCTCGAGCTCATTTATCATTTAGTAAAAGAAAGAGGTTTTACTCTGGATGGGGCGAAAATTCATCTTAAGCAAAACAAACAAAAAACCTTAGACCAATTTGATATTATACGTAAATTGAAAGGCGTTAAAGCAGAACTATTAAAAATAAAAAAAGAACTTTAA